The following is a genomic window from Anopheles aquasalis chromosome 3, idAnoAquaMG_Q_19, whole genome shotgun sequence.
CAGGAGTACTTACTGTGAGTTCTGCTGCAACGGCAATCGTGTAGCACCCCTTTTCGATTCTATTGTGTTTACTGtaggggagggggaagggtggTAGCTATGATTCTTCCGCTTCCACTTGGCTATTCGGTCCTGCCAGGACAGAAGGGTTTGAAATGGCGGAATAATTCTTTTCAAATAAAACACTCCCGGCCTTCTCCTTACCGTTCGCGTGAGGACGTTCCATCTTACTTCGCCACTGTGCCAATCAAACATGGGCAAACAGCAGTGAGCCGgatccggattccggtttgTAGTTTGCTCTTCATTTGCGAAGAGGAGTTTCGATGGTTACTACGCATGTCTGTTCAGCTGAATTTGCTTTGTGACAAATATCAGCAGCCTACAATGCGCTGTGAACAAACTCTAGGCAACCATTGGTTCGAAACTACCATCGTCGTCCATCGACTACCAGAATGCTCCATCATTTGGTGGTGTAGAAATGAGTTCCAACGGTCAAGGTGATGGTTTATCTAGCAAGGAAGCGGAAAGCTGCGTCGAACACTTTCCGTTCCAGCAGAGCGACATTGCCAAGTTCATCATGAACTACCTGGTAGAGGGTGAGTGTGATTTTGGAGTTACTGGTCCCTTGCTAGACAGGATTATCAAAGTGCGTGCGATGGAAATAACGATGAGGTATGAGGTCTGGCGACGAATATCAGCAGCGTAGAAGCGAATCACAAAAGAAATGATCCGCTATGCACGAATTACTTTCCGTTTATCAATGGCAGTGCATCCTCCAATAATCCTGAGTTAACTTATTGCAACAGTCTCTACCTCAAGCAACTGAAAGTAGTGCccattttattaatttaaattcaaactCTTCTATTTCAGAGGGATTCAAAGAGGTGGCCGAGGAATTTCAACGTGAGTCCGGTATCGCACCATCCGCCAATCTCAGTTCACTTGACGTTCGTTTTCTAATCCGAGAAACAGTGCAGAACGGATGCATACAGGAGACGATCCGTCTAGTTAATCAGCTCCACCCGGAGCTGTTCAACAACGATCGTTCCGTGTACATTCATCTGCAACAGCTCCAGGTCGTAGAGCTCATTCGGTAAGTATTGTTGACATTTGTCTTGATGTTTATTACACATAAACCAAAGAACTAAACATTTTGTCCAccaaaatggtttgaaatagTGATGAAAAAATCGAGGAAGCCCTCACATTAGCCCAAACACACTTTCCAGAGGCAAGTTTGAGCGATCAGGTTAACATAGAACGTACGATGGCCCTCTTGGCATTCAAACCCTCCTATCAGTCTCCATTCGCTGATCTACTTGGGCAATCGTATCGTCAAAAGATCGCAAATGAACTGAACGCTGCCATCATTAAGTTTGAGCAAAAAGAGGATCAAAAGTTAAGCCCGCTGATGAACGTACTGAAACTGATCCTCTGGGCGCAGGGCGTGCTGGAAAAGAAGACAGTGAAGTACCCGAAAATGATCGATCTctcgatggcggtgatggaTCCCAAGTATCTGTCTTAGACTGGGTCTATCAAAAGTTGAGAGCGTTATTAGTGCGCTCTCAACAATAAATAAGTTTATTTACAGGCCAGGAATTGATTTAGAAATCTGGAACGTAAGCTCTCATGAATATTTCAACGCATTATGATGCCGCCGGGTTGGTTTATGCTACAATCGGAACCGACCTCTAGCTCGACTTTAAGAAAGCATCTCGTACACCCCTTTGCtgaatgctggaatgtgtgctgtgtttcgaagaaggaaaaaaaaacattcgccCTCCGTTCTGTACCGGGAAGATCCAATAAGTGCAT
Proteins encoded in this region:
- the LOC126576634 gene encoding glucose-induced degradation protein 8 homolog — translated: MSSNGQGDGLSSKEAESCVEHFPFQQSDIAKFIMNYLVEEGFKEVAEEFQRESGIAPSANLSSLDVRFLIRETVQNGCIQETIRLVNQLHPELFNNDRSVYIHLQQLQVVELIRDEKIEEALTLAQTHFPEASLSDQVNIERTMALLAFKPSYQSPFADLLGQSYRQKIANELNAAIIKFEQKEDQKLSPLMNVLKLILWAQGVLEKKTVKYPKMIDLSMAVMDPKYLS